In one Drosophila pseudoobscura strain MV-25-SWS-2005 chromosome X, UCI_Dpse_MV25, whole genome shotgun sequence genomic region, the following are encoded:
- the Pop1 gene encoding ribonucleases P/MRP protein subunit POP1 — MSTQKLEYDARMGGRITLPTHVSTYRYAAGALNEIKGLIAEALNPVSSKLIFQSLPKHMRRRAMSHHPKRLPRKYRHAHKNQMSKGGNDPVLRKRPSRKYRRRPGNLLKEYVRRQRRHHWLETHIWHAKRFHMVDRWGYRLANASCDKTYRACYRASVQHCLLQDISYYTCVELQGSLESLRKGFARLTSPECGLSVTARTFLTGRREGSVELFADSQYPRGALQRASFMWRPLEEGVTSTEDTRTLWLWLHPSAAQATVEQLQRVFLLQSRRQQTLPLEEKPAKEQKEKPLRFWTQTKAFERHAHYSNTNGSIQLLVLRQEFNRFRLTGPQAQRVLASSLRAHRRDQLGVQAAQADYCEAAFRLHSPNELLSNLIMGLHIVDPRLQRPCKRTKAESCAGAVPAGNLLLSPPECLARSPLWQREERERLARGIMSTHHYQELRQQHAVVPGVPCAFEDQMQAVPLLLIQRPGSQDPEYKRLGYGCGWDVIAPAKYGMALWLTLTMWGARPGGLRELDSVARESGGEQHLADTLAGVKLASAAAEERRARYFRLPPNKRTNYRKLAVASPFSAPWKHLVRDWQTTAATSSPAVGSYHVLRHRELLESIGDCLRLHQPLPDQVPDDCLIQIQLRLKARGHVKDNALICLPSAADYKQRWRQINRNEQAPVHVEPPQPDLNERTRKELRSDHKIKLKRLRARRVREKRRLQETATKRVHIRPANTAPLVRAHLLEMCRLWLPTDPAETSDSVRRQCSREVFGYVTTAGFSFTEATVCAVGYVTPGGLQHLLSNLKDSKGRQLQPMCLVRDPDSRDYRWATVQVNLNVAAQTF, encoded by the exons ATGAGCACACAGAAACTGGAGTACGATGCCCGCATGGGCGGCCGGATCACACTGCCCACGCACGTGTCTACCTACCGCTACGCGGCGGGTGCGCTGAACGAGATCAAGGGACTCATCGCCGAGGCCTTGAATCCAGTCAGCAGCAAACTGATCTTCCAGTCGCTGCCCAAGCACATGCGGCGTCGCGCCATGTCCCATCACCCGAAGCGGTTGCCGCGCAAGTACCGCCACGCCCACAAGAACCAGATGAGCAAGGGTGGAAACGACCCGGTTCTACGGAAACGTCCCTCGCGCAAGTACCGGCGCCGGCCCGGTAACCTGCTGAAGGAGTACGTGCGCCGCCAGCGGCGGCACCACTGGCTGGAGACGCACATCTGGCACGCCAAGCGCTTCCACATGGTGGACCGTTGGGGCTACCGCCTGGCCAACGCCAGTTGCGACAAAACCTACCGCGCCTGCTATCGGGCAAGCGTCCAGCACTGCCTGCTCCAGGACATCTCCTACTACACCTGCGTCGAGCTGCAAGGCAGCCTGGAGTCGTTGCGCAAGGGATTCGCCCGCCTGACCAGCCCTGAGTGCGGCTTGAGCGTGACGGCGAGAACTTTCCTGACGGGCCGTCGCGAGGGAAGCGTGGAGCTCTTCGCCGATAGCCAGTATCCTCGCGGTGCTCTCCAGCGTGCCAGCTTCATGTGGCGACCCCTGGAGGAAGGAGTGACATCCACAGAGGATACGCGCaccctctggctctggctgcatCCCAGTGCCGCCCAGGCTACCGTTGAGCAGCTGCAGAGAGTGTTCCTGCTGCAGTCCAGGCGGCAACAGACGCTACCCCTGGAGGAAAAGCCAGCGAAGGAGCAAAAAGAGAAGCCGTTGCGTTTCTGGACACAGACCAAGGCTTTTGAACGCCACGCCCACTACTCCAACACGAACGGCAGCATCCAGCTGCTGGTGTTGCGGCAGGAGTTCAACCGCTTTCGCCTGACGGGACCCCAGGCACAGCGAGTGCTGGCATCCAGCCTGCGGGCGCATCGGAGGGATCAGCTTGGAGTCCAGGCGGCCCAGGCCGACTACTGCGAAGCCGCTTTCCGACTGCATTCCCCTAACGAGCTGCTCTCGAACCTCATTATGGGCCTCCACATCGTGGATCCCCGCCTGCAGCGTCCCTGCAAGCGCACTAAGGCGGAATCTTGTGCTGGAGCGGTGCCAGCTGGTAATCTCCTGCTCAGTCCGCCCGAGTGCCTGGCCCGGAGTCCGCTCTGGCAGCGGGAGGAGAGGGAGCGCCTGGCCAGGGGCATAATGTCCACGCATCACTACCAGGAGCTGCGCCAGCAGCACGCTGTAGTTCCCGGAGTACCGTGTGCCTTCGAGGACCAGATGCAGGCGGTTCCACTCCTGCTGATCCAGCGACCCGGCTCCCAGGATCCCGAATACAAGCGCCTGGGCTACGGGTGCGGCTGGGACGTGATTGCGCCGGCCAAGTACGGCATGGCCCTCTGGCTAACACTCACCATGTGGGGCGCCAGGCCGGGCGGCCTGCGGGAGCTCGATTCGGTGGCCAGGGAGTCTGGCGGCGAGCAGCATCTGGCCGACACTTTGGCGG GGGTGAAGCTGGCgtctgccgctgccgaggAGCGGCGCGCTCGCTACTTCCGCCTGCCGCCCAACAAACGCACCAACTACCGGAAGCTGGCAGTGGCCAGCCCCTTCAGTGCCCCTTGGAAGCACCTGGTGCGGGACTGGCAGACCACTGCTGCCACCTCCAGTCCAGCCGTTGGATCGTACCACGTCCTGCGACACCGAGAGCTGCTGGAGTCGATCGGCGATTGTCTGCGGTTACACCAGCCTCTACCCGACCAGGTGCCCGACGACTGCCTCATCCAGATCCAGCTACGTCTGAAGGCGCGTGGACATGTGAAGGACAATGCCCTGATATGTCTGCCCTCGGCTGCCGATTACAAGCAACGCTGGCGTCAGATCAATCGGAACGAGCAGGCGCCCGTCCATGTGGAGCCCCCGCAGCCCGATCTCAACGAGCGGACGCGCAAGGAGCTCCGCAGTGACCACAAAATCAAGCTGAAGCGCCTGCGGGCCCGACGAGTGCGCGAGAAGCGGCGCCTCCAGGAGACGGCCACCAAACGTGTCCATATACGACCGGCCAACACGGCGCCCCTGGTCCGAGCCCACCTCCTGGAGATGTGCCGCCTCTGGCTGCCCACAGACCCCGCCGAGACGAGCGATAGCGTGCGACGCCAGTGCAGCCGCGAGGTCTTCGGCTACGTGACGACGGCCGGCTTCAGCTTCACGGAGGCGACCGTCTGT
- the Mlc-c gene encoding myosin-2 essential light chain produces the protein MAAYTEDQLAEFQEAFNLFDNRGDGKIQLAQVGECLRALGQNPTESDVKKCTHQLKPDERISFEVFLPIYQAISKARSGDTADDFIEGLRHFDKDASGYISSAELRHLLTTLGEKLTDEEVEQLLANMEDQQGNINYEEFVRMVMSG, from the exons ATG GCAGCTTACACCGAGGATCAGTTGGCTG AGTTCCAGGAGGCCTTCAATCTGTTTGACAATCGCGGCGATGGCAAAATTCAGCTGGCCCAAGTGGGCGAATGCCTGCGGGCCCTCGGCCAGAATCCCACCGAGTCGGACGTGAAGAAGTGCACGCACCAGCTGAAGCCAGACGAGCGCATCTCGTTCGAAGTGTTTCTGCCCATCTACCAGGCCATATCGAAGGCCCGCTCCGGGGACACCGCCGATGACTTCATCGAGGGACTGCGTCACTTTGACAAGGACGCCAGTGGCTACATCTCGTCCGCCGAGCTGCGCCATCTCCTGACCACGCTGGGCGAGAAGCTCACCGACGAGGAGGTGGAACAGTTGCTGGCCAACATGGAGGACCAGCAGGGCAACATCAACTACGAGGAGTTTGTCCGCATGGTCATGAGCGGCTAG